The genome window GTCGTCAAAGACGGGAGAAACAGTCAAATCGCAAGGGAATGTTTTTCCATCTTTGCGTTTGCTAAAAATCCGGTCTTTCCACATTTGGCCGTTTCGCAATGTGTTCCAGATATTCTCGTGAAATTCATCGCTGTGTTTGTCGCTATAGAGAATATGGGGCGTTTGACCGAGGGCTTCGTTTTTTGAATATCCGGTCGTGGTTTCAAAGGCTTCATTTACATATTGAATTTCGCCGTCGGTGTTTGTGATTAGCACGCTTTCGGCTGCGTGTTCAATCGCTTTGACCAGCATAGCGTTTTGTTGCAGAGCGCTTTTGAATTCGGAAATATCAAGCGCCGTGAATACCATGCCATCTGAGAGATTGGCTGGATTCAGTGCGGATGAACTGAGCAGCAAATCGAAGATGCTTCCATCTTTTCGTTTCCATTGCGTTTCAACGGTCCCGATGCCGTGATTCTCTACTTGGGGGTGTTTAATCGCTCCAACGCGAATGTATTCCTCTTCGCTTGGGTATAGAAAACGAGCATTGTGATTGTGTAGCTCGCTTTTTGAATACCCAAGCATTTCTGACAGGCGCTCATTGCTCCAATTGATAACCCGGTTGTTGACGGAACCGATGCCAACCGGGGCGGCGCGCACCACGCTTTTCAACATGGCTTGGCTTTCTTCTAAGTCTTGAACGGTCTTTCGAAAGCGTTGAGAAATGGAGAAAAAAGATTCTGAAATCAAGACAAGGCAAATTGAAACGATAATTAGTGTTTCCGTCGATCGCCAAAAATTGCTTGATTGGTAATAAAAGATGATCAGGCAGAGCACAATGCTGATTGCTAAACCTATCAAATAGTAGCGTTTTTTGAATTGTTGAGAGGCTGTAAGTACCGGAAGAATGGTGAAGAACATACAATCGCCAAGGATTATATCTAGAAAGAAGTAGCAAGCGCAACCTAATAGAAAAGCGCTTGAGATAGATATAAGCATAGCGCGTAGCACTGATGAAGAAGTCATAGAAGAAAACCATCTGATGTTGAATATGCTTTGATGTTTGTTTTTATGCCAGTGTGCGTATTTTTTGCGACTTTTTGTGTTTTCAATAATTATAGTATACTTGGATGCGGGTGTAAAAGAAATATGTCTATTATGCAGAATTTCTTGCTAAATGTTATATATTATGTTCTATAACATCTCAAGAAAATTGGCTAACAGGCGTTTGCCTTCGACCGTCAATATTGATTCCGGGTGGAATTGAACGCCAAAGATGGGCAGCGTTTTATGACGCAGCCCCATAATTTCGCCCTGGTCGGTTTCTGCGGTGATTTCTAAACAATCGGGGAAGGTTTCGCGCTCGACCAGTAGGGAATGGTATCGGGTGGCTACGAATGGATTGTCGAGGCCTTCGAGGATGCCCTGGCGTTTGTGATAAATCAGCGAGGTTTTGCCGTGCATAATGCGGTCAGCGCGTTTAACGACGCCGCCAAAATATTGCCCGACGGCTTGATGGCCTAAGCAGACGCCAAAAATGGGTTTGGTTTGATGAAAGCGCTCAATCACCGCAAGTGAGATGCCCGCGTCATCCGGCGTACAGGGGCCGGGCGAGATGAGGATGCCTTTGGGGTCTTTCGCGGCGATTTCATCCGGCGTGATTTCGTCGTTGCGAAACACTTCCATCTCGGCGCCGAGTTCGCCCAGATATTGCACC of Candidatus Hinthialibacter antarcticus contains these proteins:
- a CDS encoding aminodeoxychorismate/anthranilate synthase component II; translated protein: MLLVLDNYDSFTYNLVQYLGELGAEMEVFRNDEITPDEIAAKDPKGILISPGPCTPDDAGISLAVIERFHQTKPIFGVCLGHQAVGQYFGGVVKRADRIMHGKTSLIYHKRQGILEGLDNPFVATRYHSLLVERETFPDCLEITAETDQGEIMGLRHKTLPIFGVQFHPESILTVEGKRLLANFLEML